Proteins encoded together in one Sinorhizobium meliloti window:
- a CDS encoding BrnT family toxin — protein MEDRFDPAKDAVNREKHKLSLAFGLRIFDDGDHLIIPSIREIDGEERFKVVEVVGERLFTGVFVWRDNLPRFISVRRSNKGEERAYYVPC, from the coding sequence ATGGAAGACCGGTTCGATCCTGCGAAAGACGCCGTCAATCGCGAGAAACATAAACTATCGTTGGCCTTTGGCCTGCGTATTTTCGACGACGGGGATCACTTGATCATCCCCTCCATTCGCGAGATCGACGGCGAGGAACGGTTCAAGGTGGTCGAGGTCGTCGGCGAGAGGCTGTTCACCGGCGTGTTCGTTTGGCGGGATAATTTACCCCGGTTCATATCTGTGAGAAGGAGCAACAAGGGTGAAGAACGAGCATATTACGTCCCCTGCTGA
- the pmtA gene encoding phospholipid N-methyltransferase PmtA, producing the protein MSLRLRVKEKFGRKFDEEIRFFKGWMSNTRAVGAILPTSAITARRMASIVDPESGLPVLELGPGTGVITKAILERGIEPEKLVSIEYSTEFYNQLKAHFDGVHFINGDAFDLSRTLGAFKDQQFDSVISAVPLLNFPMHRRVELIEDLLSRIPFGRPVVQISYGPMSPVVAMPDRYRIQHFDFVVRNIPPAQLWIYRKTH; encoded by the coding sequence ATGAGCTTGCGCTTGAGGGTGAAGGAAAAATTCGGTCGGAAATTCGACGAAGAGATCCGCTTCTTCAAGGGCTGGATGAGCAATACTCGCGCGGTCGGCGCGATCCTCCCGACATCCGCCATCACCGCACGCCGCATGGCCAGCATAGTCGATCCGGAATCCGGTCTGCCGGTCCTCGAGCTTGGCCCCGGCACCGGGGTGATCACCAAGGCGATCCTCGAGCGCGGCATAGAGCCTGAAAAGCTGGTTTCCATCGAATACTCGACCGAGTTCTACAATCAGCTCAAGGCGCATTTCGACGGCGTGCATTTCATCAACGGCGACGCCTTCGATCTTTCCCGGACGCTTGGGGCCTTCAAGGATCAGCAGTTCGACAGCGTCATTTCCGCCGTGCCGCTGTTGAATTTCCCGATGCATCGCCGCGTCGAACTCATCGAGGACCTGCTCTCGCGCATTCCCTTCGGCCGCCCGGTCGTTCAGATCTCCTACGGTCCGATGTCGCCGGTCGTCGCCATGCCGGACCGCTACCGAATCCAGCATTTCGACTTCGTCGTGCGCAACATTCCGCCGGCGCAGCTGTGGATCTACCGCAAGACGCACTGA
- a CDS encoding helix-turn-helix domain-containing protein has protein sequence MKNEHITSPADPADAEDFDVTAEAMNRGQRARLIRKTRTALGLSQSEFANRFRVPVGTLRDWEQARATAPDFAVAYVRVIAQHPDLVAQALA, from the coding sequence GTGAAGAACGAGCATATTACGTCCCCTGCTGATCCGGCCGATGCGGAAGATTTCGACGTGACGGCCGAAGCAATGAATCGCGGCCAGCGGGCTCGCCTGATTCGCAAGACAAGGACCGCGCTTGGTTTGTCGCAATCGGAGTTCGCAAATCGCTTTCGCGTTCCCGTTGGTACGCTGCGGGACTGGGAGCAAGCACGCGCCACTGCTCCGGATTTTGCCGTTGCTTATGTGCGCGTGATCGCGCAGCACCCCGATTTGGTTGCGCAGGCCCTCGCGTGA